The stretch of DNA TTGGAAATCGCACGGGAACGATCTCGGATCGTCGATGAAGCCTGGCTAAAACGCCTATGCAACAGGCCTGCAGGTTTGGCGATCTTACCCATTGCTGGTGAGGCTATGCAGCCGACCCTGCAGAATGGCGACGAAGTCATAATCCAAAGGCTGCGCTCTCACGATGCCCTTCAAGACGGGCTCTACGCTGTCCGGGGATCGTCAGAGACGTTCGTCAGGCGGATCGCTCTGGACCCAACCAAAAATCGTATTTCTGTCCTGACCGACCATCCCGCCTATCCAAGCTGGAACGGTGTTCAGCGAAAGGCGATCAATGTCGTCGGCAGAGTGATTTGGATTGGATCTCAGGTGTCGTGAGTGGGAGCTATGCTGACTGCGACAGACGCCAAGTTGCGAAGTGAATGCCCGCTACTTGGGGGTAAGTGAACGGTTTGCCGCGATCGAATTTCCGCTCATCGCAAAGGTCCCAAGCTGGGGGTATCACAGGGGGTATTCTTGGCGAAGCTGAAAGAGAAATGACGTTTTAACAGATGCTTAAGCGAGATTGGTGGATCCCTCCTCCGCTACCATTTTCCCAGATCATAGCGGCGTTGCAAGTTCGACCCCCTCGTCATCGATAGGCTATTCCGATGTCTGGGCATGAATTAGCCCGCAATATTGGCTGTTTGGTTCATCGCAATTAGGCTGATGCTTGGAGCCGGCATACCGCCGGGTCGAAGCAACAGCGAGCCTCTGTGAGCAGCAACACTCGATCATTCTTCGCTTGTTCCGGCGAAGACTTCCTGAAAAAAGACCCGCATACAATCCTGGGTGCACTTTCGATCCGCGTTGGTCTTCAGCACGCCGGCGATGAGAGCCAGCAAATCAAGGCGTGGGAGCGGCAGATCTTGCTGCTTCAAAGTGCGCTGAATGATCTCGACAAACCACCAGACGGTGTGCTGCTTGAGCTTCCGCTATTTCGGTTAGAGCGTCGGATTGACGCAGTCATTCTCGCGCGTGGTGCAATCATTTGCCTTGAGTTCAAAATCGGCTCTCGGTCGTTCGGCTCGGCAGATGTGGCTCAGACAGTCGATTATGCACTTTGTTTGAGGGACTTTCATTCGGCAAGCGGCGGTCGCCCCATCTACCCTGTTCTTTGCGCAGACAGTGCGCCTGACGATCTTTGTCGGAGCAATCTGCACTTAACCGACCATGTGACCAGGTGCACTCTGGTCAACGGGAAATGGCTATCAAGAGCGTTCCAAGCGATTATTGCTGAAGGTGATGGGCAATCATCGGATTGGGCGCGCTTCGATGCAGCGCGATACAATCCGACGCCAAATATCGTGTCAACCGCAAGGGCGCTTTATGCTGGCCACTCGGTCGCGGAAATTGGCAGGGCAGATGCCTCTTCGGAGGCTATTGAACAGACAGCCACAAAGCTCCGCGATATAGCGAGAGATGCAAAGCTGCACAGTCGAAAGGTCGTCTGTTTTGTTACTGGCGAACCAGGATCAGGGAAGACTCTCCTCGGCCTTGATCTTGTGTTTTCGAGGAAGGTCGATGCAGATCCTGACGAACCAGCCGCACTGCTAAGCGGCAACCGACCTTTGGTCTTCGTCCTCCAGGCAGCGATCGCCGAGGACGCTAGAGATCGGCTGGGGATCACCGCAACCGAAGCGAAACGACAAGCTCAACAAGCTTTGCAAACGCTCCTGGGGTATCTCAAAGACCACACAGATGAGGAAGCTGACCCGCCGGAGCATGTGATCGTTTTTGACGAGGCTCAGCGTGCTTGGGATGCGGAGACGGGTCTGAAGCTTTTGGGCCGCAAGAAGTCAGAGCCGGAGCTCTTCCTGGAAATCATGGGCCGTTTGGATTGGGCGTGCCTAGTCTGCCTTGTTGGACCTGGGCAGGAGATCAACCGCGGTGAGGGCGGGCTCGCGCTATGGGGTGAAGCCTTGCGCGACAACCCCGATTGGGATGCTCACATCTCGGACGCGATGTTGCGTGGAGAAGGCGGGCTCATCGGTCTACTGGATAATGACGTCGGAAACGACCTCCGTCCGATCGTTCATCAGGATTTGCATCTGAAGACAAATCTTCGCGCCCATCGAAATCCGAAACAAGGTCGCTGGGTGAGCGCGTTGCTCGCTGACGACATCAAGTCGGCAGCCGAGATTGCTAAGGAACTGGATGGTCCGCCATCATATTTGACCAGAGACTTTGGCGAGGCGAAGCGTTGGCTCAAAGAGCGGAGCAGGGGGCATCACCGCGTTGGCCTTCTGGCGAGTTCCGGCGCAGTTCGATTGCTTGGAGAGGGCGTGCCACCGTCTCCGATGTCAAACGAGTTGGACCGCGTCGTTCATTGGTTCTTGCGCGAAGGAGACGACTTTCGTTCTTCAAACGCGCTTGAAGTTCCCCTCTCAGAGTTCGTCAGTCAGGGGCTTGAGATCGACTATGCATGCCTATGCTGGGGTAATGATCTTATATGCTCTGATGAGGGTTGGCAGCCACGTAAGATGCGAGCTCCGAAATGGACAAACATTGGTTTACTCGAAGCCAGGCGATACAGGATCAATGCGTATCGTGTGCTTCTAACCAGGGCTCGTGCGG from Qipengyuania oceanensis encodes:
- a CDS encoding S24 family peptidase, with product MTARQALDDLIREREETYAAVSRLLGRNTAYIQQYIKRGTPARLDQSDIAQLALHFDVPAKLLGGKESPSTPRRSVITVPVIEAKGLEIARERSRIVDEAWLKRLCNRPAGLAILPIAGEAMQPTLQNGDEVIIQRLRSHDALQDGLYAVRGSSETFVRRIALDPTKNRISVLTDHPAYPSWNGVQRKAINVVGRVIWIGSQVS
- a CDS encoding DNA/RNA helicase domain-containing protein, which translates into the protein MSSNTRSFFACSGEDFLKKDPHTILGALSIRVGLQHAGDESQQIKAWERQILLLQSALNDLDKPPDGVLLELPLFRLERRIDAVILARGAIICLEFKIGSRSFGSADVAQTVDYALCLRDFHSASGGRPIYPVLCADSAPDDLCRSNLHLTDHVTRCTLVNGKWLSRAFQAIIAEGDGQSSDWARFDAARYNPTPNIVSTARALYAGHSVAEIGRADASSEAIEQTATKLRDIARDAKLHSRKVVCFVTGEPGSGKTLLGLDLVFSRKVDADPDEPAALLSGNRPLVFVLQAAIAEDARDRLGITATEAKRQAQQALQTLLGYLKDHTDEEADPPEHVIVFDEAQRAWDAETGLKLLGRKKSEPELFLEIMGRLDWACLVCLVGPGQEINRGEGGLALWGEALRDNPDWDAHISDAMLRGEGGLIGLLDNDVGNDLRPIVHQDLHLKTNLRAHRNPKQGRWVSALLADDIKSAAEIAKELDGPPSYLTRDFGEAKRWLKERSRGHHRVGLLASSGAVRLLGEGVPPSPMSNELDRVVHWFLREGDDFRSSNALEVPLSEFVSQGLEIDYACLCWGNDLICSDEGWQPRKMRAPKWTNIGLLEARRYRINAYRVLLTRARAGNVIYVPKGDDEDLTRSPAEFDQIEATLLEAGCMPLPIQ